Proteins from a single region of Ogataea parapolymorpha DL-1 chromosome IV, whole genome shotgun sequence:
- a CDS encoding Phosphatidylinositol 3-kinase responsible for the synthesis of phosphatidylinositol 3-phosphate, translated as MNYDSKSQNSVSFCLSKDLKLPIRFRINGLNDYTQRIAQFLSLEKQSATSRIIQAKLKDQPINEIYVYVYVESSGKQLTVPVLTSVAYSGGNSKNSSRGNWIHLPIDYSQLPLDAVLVLSLFNYKLKTGSENKLGECRLYLFDQENCTLMKGYQRLKVDFADGKTEVDQQKQSQMQILEAKLKQREHGEASPVEWLDQLTFRRIEQINAKEAAKLKQQLLITKRTGDVHINLELAQFEIPIVYSDVKYATLNITTSESHVMNAVARNNVSNRDQLLFNEIKLSNLEDLKKQKRPTIFDPDQYRSEIIEDPIESKFRRLERTHQSSSLDKDIKPTLKLRAELTKILHKQFFEKLSQKEKNMIWKYRFFLLNNLILNKNNTEFNNFVINFIKCIDWEDDFEVNEFLVIINNLNTDPYSNVFIQKMEIVDCLELLSANYKNYIVRNMALERLRLASDDDLEMYMVQLVQCIKNEANYLSPRTDIDDDGEGDNNSEENSEFLDFEDSTYTTNSSEFQVINTEEEDPVVKLLNNPNITNPERKIIEKLPKLQSPLAKFLIERSIDSERLSNFFYWNLKVEVDDERERYKFAPGNIRAANAAEQTEYAPDQAARGSQVPANHVKHIFLRTLLHFVANLGVSKNGSDKIWTLRNQVELIGRLHSISKTIKIDFKKDPTQKKIEALKALLAQKFKATKLKSSRKSISEYESLLDFAPVQLPLDPSVHVTGTIPEESSVFKSSLNPLKIVFKTIEGPPYPIMYKIGDDLRQDQFVIQIMTLVERILLNENLDMKLKPYKIMALGSVEGLIQFIPNSSLSSILQKHLTILTYLQTYNPDPEAPLGVKPEVMDNYVRSCAGYCVLTYILGVGDRHLENLLLTTDGYFFHADFGYILGQDPKPFPPLMKLPIQIIEGMGGLNNENYQKFCNYCFITYITLRKNASLILNIFQLMIDSSIPVLRTSGTNGMSNETEKFELIWKIQEKFMLELNDEEAVLHFQNLINDSVNAFLPVVIDRLHSLAQYWRA; from the coding sequence ATGAACTACGACTCTAAGAGTCAGAACTCGGTCAGCTTTTGTCTTTCAAAGGATTTGAAGCTGCCGATTAGGTTTCGAATAAATGGACTCAACGATTACACCCAAAGGATTGCGCAATTTCTCTCACTTGAGAAGCAGAGTGCCACTTCTCGAATTATACAGGCCAAGCTTAAGGACCAGCCTATCAATGAGATATACGTCTATGTCTATGTTGAGTCTTCAGGAAAGCAGCTAACGGTCCCAGTTCTAACAAGTGTGGCTTACTCTGGCGGGAAttccaaaaactcgtcaCGTGGAAACTGGATCCATCTACCGATAGACTATTCACAACTACCACTTGATGCCGTTCTTGTTTTATCCCTTTTCAATTACAAGCTGAAAACGGGTTCAGAAAACAAACTAGGAGAATGTAGATTGTACTTGTTCGACCAGGAAAACTGCACGCTTATGAAAGGCTATCAGAGGTTGAAAGTGGATTTTGCAGACGGAAAAACTGAGGTGGAtcaacagaaacagagccaAATGCAAattttggaggccaagCTTAAGCAGAGGGAACATGGCGAAGCTAGTCCTGTTGAATGGTTGGATCAACTAACGTTTCGCAGAATTGAGCAGATAAATGCCAAGGAAGCCGCTAAACTTAAACAGCAGCTATTGATAACCAAAAGAACAGGGGATGTGCATATCAACTTGGAGTTGGCACAGTTTGAGATTCCTATAGTCTATTCTGATGTCAAATATGCCACTTTGAACATCACTACCTCTGAATCCCACGTCATGAATGCAGTGGCTAGAAACAATGTCAGCAATAGAGATCAGTTGTTATTTAACGAGATAAAACTAAGCAACCTTGAGGActtgaagaaacagaaaagACCAACCATTTTTGATCCGGACCAATACAGATCAGAAATCATTGAGGATCCTATCGAAAGCAAATTCAGAAGATTAGAGAGAACTCATCAATCCTCATCGCTGGATAAAGACATAAAGCCTACCCTGAAATTGAGGGCCGAGCTCACCAAGATATTGCACAAGCaattctttgaaaaacttagccagaaggagaagaacATGATTTGGAAGTACAGGTTCTTCCTGTTGAACAATCTGATCCTGaataaaaataatacaGAGTTCAACAATTTCGTGATTAACTTTATCAAGTGTATTGACTGGGAGGATGATTTCGAGGTGAACGAGTTTTTGGTCATCATAAACAACTTAAACACCGATCCGTACTCCAATGTGTTTATCCAAAAGATGGAAATTGTCGACTGTCTTGAACTGCTCAGTGCAAATTACAAAAATTACATTGTTAGAAACATGGCGCTGGAACGCCTTAGATTGGCTTCAGATGACGACTTGGAAATGTACATGGTTCAATTAGTTCAGTGTATCAAAAATGAAGCAAACTACTTGAGCCCGAGGACGGATATCGACGATGATGGTGAAGGAGACAACAATTCAGAAGAGAATTCTGAGTTTTTAGACTTCGAAGACTCGACATACACCACCAACTCCAGTGAATTTCAAGTAATAAACaccgaagaagaagacccAGTGGTTAAACTGCTCAATAATCCTAACATAACGAACCCggaaagaaaaataatCGAGAAATTGCCCAAGTTGCAATCACCTTTAGCAAAATTTTTGATTGAACGCTCAATAGACAGCGAGAGACTGTCCAATTTCTTCTATTGGAATCTCAAGGTTGAAGTGGATGATGAGCGAGAACGATATAAATTTGCACCAGGAAATATCAGAGCAGCTAACGCAGCCGAACAAACAGAGTATGCTCCCGACCAAGCTGCTCGTGGCTCACAGGTTCCAGCAAATCACGTCAAGCATATATTTCTTCGGACTTTGCTCCATTTTGTTGCTAACTTGGGAGTGAGCAAAAATGGCTCAGACAAAATTTGGACTCTTAGAAACCAGGTGGAACTTATAGGAAGATTAcattcaatttcaaagacaatTAAAATCGACTTCAAGAAGGATCCGacgcagaaaaaaatcgagGCACTCAAGGCTCTTTTAGCTCAAAAGTTCAAGGCCACAAAGCTCAAGTCGTCAAGAAAATCCATATCAGAGTACGAGTCGCTTTTGGATTTTGCACCTGTTCAGCTCCCATTAGACCCAAGTGTTCACGTGACAGGAACTATTCCTGAGGAGTCAAGCGTGTTCAAGAGCAGCCTGAATCCTTTAAAAATTGTATTCAAAACTATTGAAGGCCCTCCTTACCCTATCATGTACAAGATAGGAGACGATTTGCGACAAGATCAGTTTGTGATTCAAATCATGACTCTCGTGGAGCGTATACTCTTAAATGAGAATTTGGACATGAAGTTGAAACCTTATAAGATTATGGCATTGGGTTCCGTTGAAGGACTTATCCAGTTTATTCCCAACTCTTCCCTATCGTCcattcttcaaaaacacTTGACCATTCTCACCTACTTGCAGACCTACAATCCAGATCCTGAGGCACCGCTGGGTGTCAAACCCGAAGTGATGGACAACTACGTTAGATCATGTGCTGGCTACTGTGTTCTGACTTACATACTTGGTGTGGGCGATCGTCATTTGGAGAACTTACTGCTGACCACTGATGGCTACTTTTTCCATGCTGATTTTGGGTACATTTTAGGGCAGGATCCTAAACCGTTTCCGCCTCTTATGAAATTGCCGATACAGATTATAGAAGGAATGGGAGGACTTAATAATGAAAACTACCAGAAGTTCTGCAATTATTGTTTTATCACATACATCACATTGCGCAAAAATGCATCTTTGATTCTAAATattttccagctcatgATAGACTCGTCCATCCCTGTTTTACGGACCTCAGGTACCAACGGGATGTCTAACGAAACCGAAAAGTTCGAACTCATTTGGAAAATCCAGGAAAAGTTCATGCTCGAAttgaacgacgaggaagccGTGCTGCACTTCCAAAACCTCATCAATGACAGTGTGAACGCCTTTTTGCCCGTTGTTATCGATAGATTACACAGTCTCGCTCAGTATTGGCGCGCTTGA
- a CDS encoding Ammonium transporter MEP2, giving the protein MKDSMTEDLAADYDKADMVWVMVSGVLVWIMIPGVGLLYSGLSRKKHALSLLWASLMAICLISFQWFFWGYSLTFGTNSSVFLGSLDNFCLMKVLGDSNALTTVPDIVFCFFQGMFAMITGCIMLGGACERARLGPMMVFLFLWMTVVYCPCAMWTWNANGWLAKLGAYDFAGGGPVHQASGFGALAYALICGKRHDPVAGSNLPKYRPHSVTSVVLGTVFLWFGWFGFNGGSSGDASIRGFYACVNTNLAAACGGLAWMFLDYFRCGRKWTTVGMCSGAVAGLVGITPAAGFVPVYFAVPIGALTAIACNYSVDIKNMIGIDDGLDVWCLHGVGGFTGSVLTGLFAANYIIATDYGVSGEGGWLNHHYKQLGYQLAANVSIDAWSFVVTSILLLVLNRIPFLKIRLSEEEEELGTDAAQIGEFTYQDSRVYIPEPVRSVRSIPGTKATKSNELDADAVPLPKDEKVDV; this is encoded by the coding sequence ATGAAAGACTCAATGACTGAGGACCTCGCTGCAGACTATGACAAGGCCGACATGGTCTGGGTCATGGTCAGTGGTGTGCTGGTCTGGATTATGATTCCTGGTGTTGGACTGCTGTACTCTGGGCTATCTAGAAAGAAACACGCTCTTTCTCTGTTGTGGGCATCGCTCATGGCTATTTGTTTAATTTCCTTCCAATGGTTCTTCTGGGGGTACTCGCTTACTTTCGGTACCAACTCATCTGTGTTTTTAGGGTCTTTGGACAATTTTTGCCTGATGAAAGTTCTTGGTGATTCTAACGCACTGACTACTGTGCCGGACATTGTTTTCTGCTTTTTCCAGGGAATGTTTGCCATGATTACCGGATGCATTATGCTCGGTGGTGCATGCGAGAGAGCTAGACTGGGCCCAATGATGGTGTTCCTGTTTCTCTGGATGACTGTCGTTTACTGCCCTTGTGCTATGTGGACATGGAACGCTAACGGCTGGCTTGCAAAACTCGGTGCTTACGACTTTGCCGGTGGAGGACCAGTCCACCAGGCTTCTGGTTTCGGGGCCTTGGCCTACGCTTTGATATGTGGTAAAAGACACGACCCTGTTGCTGGCTCCAACTTGCCTAAGTACAGACCTCATTCTGTTACCAGTGTTGTCCTAGGTACCGTTTTCCTGTGGTTCGGATGGTTTGGATTCAACGGAGGATCTTCCGGAGATGCCTCCATCAGAGGATTTTACGCCTGTGTTAACACCAAccttgctgctgcttgcGGTGGCCTTGCTTGGATGTTCCTCGACTACTTCAGATGCGGCCGTAAATGGACCACCGTCGGAATGTGCTCTGGTGCCGTTGCTGGTCTTGTTGGTATCACTCCGGCAGCTGGTTTCGTGCCTGTTTACTTTGCCGTTCCAATCGGTGCTCTGACTGCAATTGCTTGCAACTACTCGGTTGACATCAAGAACATGATTGGAATTGACGACGGTCTGGATGTTTGGTGTCTTCACGGAGTTGGTGGATTCACTGGTTCTGTGCTGACCGGTCTGTTTGCTGCAAACTACATCATCGCTACTGACTATGGTGTCTCTGGTGAGGGAGGATGGCTCAACCACCACTACAAGCAGCTCGGCTACCAACTGGCAGCCAATGTCTCCATCGACGCATGGTCTTTTGTTGTCACTTCCATCCTGCTGCTAGTTCTTAACAGAATTCCATTCCTTAAGATCAGAttgagcgaggaggaagaggagctggGTACTGATGCTGCTCAAATCGGCGAATTTACTTACCAGGACTCCAGGGTCTATATCCCGGAGCCAGTGAGATCTGTCAGAAGTATTCCAGGTACCAAGGCCACCAAGTCCAACGAACTCGACGCTGACGCTGTTCCGCTTCCAAAAGACGAAAAAGTTGACGTTTAA
- a CDS encoding Thiamine thiazole synthase, whose product MKQRNVFNADSPVSKAVSAVYDWDTFKFAPIRESTVSRAMTRRYFADLDKYAESDIVIVGAGSAGLSAAYVLGKARPDLKIAIIEANVAVGGGCFLGGQLFSAMVLRKPADSFIRELGLEYEDEGDYIVVKHAALFITTLCSKALALPNVKLFNATCVEDLITRTTDSGETRIAGVVTNWTLVSMHHDDQSCMDPNTINSKVIISCTGHDGPMGAFCVKRLAELGLLKRNHMGCLDMNRAEDSIVKNTREVFPGLVCAGMELSECDSHNRMGPTFGAMVLSGVKAAEEALKVYELRKKQDIESY is encoded by the coding sequence ttgaaacAAAGAAACGTGTTCAATGCGGACTCTCCGGTTTCCAAGGCAGTGTCCGCTGTGTACGACTGGGACACCTTTAAGTTTGCTCCCATCAGAGAGTCTACGGTGTCTCGGGCTATGACAAGACGCTACTTTGCGGACTTGGATAAATATGCAGAGAGTGACATTGTCATTGTCGGAGCTGGTTCCGCTGGTTTGAGTGCTGCTTATGTTTTAGGTAAGGCTAGACCTGACCTAAAAATTGCAATCATCGAGGCCAATGTCGCTGTGGGAGGTGGTTGCTTCCTCGGAGGTCAACTCTTCTCAGCCATGGTTTTGAGAAAGCCAGCTGACTCATTCATCAGAGAGCTGGGTCTTGagtacgaggacgaaggTGATTACATTGTTGTCAAACACGCAGCATTGTTCATCACTACCTTGTGTTCCAAGGCCTTGGCTTTGCCTAACgtcaagcttttcaacGCTACCTGTGTTGAGGATTTGATCACCAGAACTACTGATTCGGGTGAGACCAGAATTGCTGGTGTTGTTACCAACTGGACTTTGGTTTCCATGCACCACGACGATCAATCTTGTATGGATCCAAACACCATCAACTCCAAGGTTATCATCTCCTGTACTGGTCATGATGGTCCTATGGGTGCGTTCTGCGTCAAGAGACTGGCTGAGCTTGGTCTTTTGAAGAGAAACCACATGGGTTGTTTGGACATGAACCGTGCTGAGGATTCGATTGTCAAGAACACGAGAGAGGTTTTCCCTGGTCTTGTTTGTGCTGGTATGGAGCTGAGTGAATGCGACTCCCACAACAGGATGGGACCAACCTTTGGTGCTATGGTTCTTTCAGGTGTCAAAGCTGCAGAAGAGGCATTGAAGGTTTACGAACTAAGAAAGAAGCAGGACATCGAGTCGTACTAA
- a CDS encoding putative sterigmatocystin biosynthesis protein stcT: MPLGTLYTLPSSPRSSFLVSLIKYTGLDIEIKDRSAPEFEDQFPLKKCPAYLGADGFHLTENLAIIKYITEISPKKYNWYGKDAKEEAKVWQWLSFFNTEFMPALCDWALPTVGILPYNAEQIQSGIERLEKLAGLIEKQLAKTKYLVGDEATLADLYASEFVKGAYSGLWDESWVKEHPGIERWLGQLKTEPVVGESLKGITPASKKKE; the protein is encoded by the coding sequence ATGCCTCTCGGAACACTTTACACTTTACCAAGCTCACCAAGAAGCTCATTTTTGGTTTCTCTGATCAAATACACTGGACTCGACATTGAGATTAAAGATAGAAGTGCTCCCGAATTTGAGGATCAATTTCCTCTGAAGAAATGTCCTGCTTACTTAGGAGCCGACGGCTTCCACCTGACTGAAAATCTGGCCATTATCAAATATATCACTGAAATCTCGCCAAAGAAATACAATTGGTACGGAAAAGATGCTAAAGAGGAGGCGAAAGTGTGGCAATGgctctccttcttcaacaCAGAGTTTATGCCAGCTCTGTGCGACTGGGCCTTGCCAACTGTGGGAATCTTACCTTACAACGCTGAGCAGATACAGAGTGGTATTGAGAGGCTCGAAAAGTTGGCAGGTCTCATCGAGAAACAACTAGCAAAAACCAAGTATCTTGTTGGGGACGAGGCCACGCTAGCCGATTTGTACGCTTCCGAATTTGTCAAGGGTGCCTACAGCGGTCTTTGGGATGAGTCCTGGGTCAAAGAACATCCTGGTATTGAAAGATGGTTAGGTCAGTTGAAAACGGAGCCAGTAGTTGGAGAGTCCTTGAAAGGTATCACACCTGCatccaagaaaaaagaatag
- a CDS encoding Exosome complex protein LRP1, with translation MDDIDTVKKLLVSLNHGVDELEIKLKSGMLAKSLLNHIQGTKTPLEKVDLYNNYAYVIASLYFVLLKTSGENKKNEHPIMQELNRVKLYIERAKKAATKEENTEEFKRKVAEAAERHVRNQLGEKIEPAVSKLHFEGKHTKFGDKEDKETEKTTKKRKTDSDDSKDLKKSKTKHKKSKETKSKK, from the coding sequence ATGGATGATATAGACACAGTGAAGAAACTATTGGTTTCCCTCAACCATGGAGTGGACGAACTTGAGATTAAGCTCAAGTCTGGGATGCTAGCTAAGAGCTTGCTAAATCATATCCAAGGTACCAAAACTCCGCTCGAAAAAGTTGACCTATACAATAATTATGCCTACGTGATCGCTTCTCTTTACTTTGTGCTGTTGAAGACTAGCGGCGAGAATAAGAAGAATGAACACCCCATAATGCAAGAGCTCAACCGTGTGAAACTTTATATCGAGCGAGCGAAAAAAGCAGCtaccaaagaagaaaatacAGAAGAGTTCAAACGGAAAGTTGCAGAGGCCGCTGAACGCCACGTGCGAAATCAACTTGGTGAGAAGATAGAGCCAGCGGTGAGCAAGTTGCATTTCGAGGGCAAGCACACAAAATTCGGAGACAAAGAAGACAAGGAGACCGAGAAAACTACGAAGAAGCGCAAGACAGACTCCGACGATTCGAAAGActtgaaaaagtccaaGACGAAACACAAGAAGTCAAAGGAGACCAAGAGCAAGAAGTGA
- a CDS encoding Peroxisomal membrane protein PEX3, with product MFQYCRDLVSRHKKKLLFGTGVIAVSYAVSSYVSNKLAELQERLKEENFAKEQIKRRFKQTQNDCYMTFLSLLPVLTEPIYEALKVEDITRELQNKRFERQKAKNAPVGNITDPALSTVLSDDFSVHNEKETPMHTGVQQTKSKTQLWNELRNQSITRFLTLLYCESLLIVFLHLQLNILSRRSYLETAIKLASKTKGIKLENESNVDLDPANLFLENDEELATGSSRQDENLAEQAFLSYSWWLLNKGWIDIKNQVESSVEDIFGDINPRQELSIDEFATLINKTQQIIDKEIYAEKESEPLTAPGHSSSTVITSLLPPANMEFFLLQQTNDMEFLTNFNNNIQNSENVSKLLNELKGYLMNDQVSAIISLLVTVGISKVLDNIVVSLMNKQKNPDQEEQVLTEIPKVKLASLLASITKQSNQLTNNSLDNDVLYTLNNLQELDDLSASVYSNFDA from the coding sequence ATGTTCCAATATTGTAGAGACCTTGTGTCGAGgcacaagaaaaagctccTATTTGGCACGGGAGTGATCGCTGTTTCTTACGCGGTCAGCTCGTACGTGAGCAACAAGCTAGCGGAGTTGCAAGAACGATTAAAGGAGGAGAATTTTGCCAAAGAACAAATTAAAAGGCGTTTCAAACAAACACAGAATGACTGTTACATGACGTTCCTGTCTTTGCTCCCCGTTTTGACGGAACCGATCTATGAAGCACTCAAGGTGGAGGATATAACGAGAGAATTGCAAAACAAGCGATTCGAAAGACAAAAGGCGAAAAATGCTCCTGTTGGAAATATTACTGATCCAGCGTTGTCAACAGTTCTCAGCGACGATTTTTCTGTACATAATGAAAAGGAGACTCCCATGCATACTGGTGTACAGCAGACAAAGTCAAAGACACAACTCTGGAACGAACTTCGGAATCAAAGCATCACGCGTTTTTTGACGCTCCTCTACTGCGAATCATTGCTTATAGTGTTTCTGCACTTGCAACTAAACATTCTCTCGAGACGCTCGTATTTGGAAACCGCGATCAAGCTGGCGTCCAAGACGAAAGGAATTAAACTAGAGAACGAGTCCAATGTGGATTTGGACCCAGCAAACCTATTCCtcgagaacgacgaggagcttgcCACGGGCTCCAGCAGACAGGACGAGAATCTTGCTGAGCAGGCCTTTTTGTCCTACAGTTGGTGGCTTTTGAACAAAGGATGGATTGACATCAAAAACCAGGTCGAGTCCAGTGTCGAAGACATCTTTGGAGATATCAACCCTCGACAGGAACTttcgatcgacgagtttgcgACTCTAATCAACAAGACACAGCAGATAATTGACAAAGAAATCTACGCGGAAAAAGAAAGCGAGCCTTTGACGGCACCAGGGCATTCAAGCTCAACTGTAATCACATCTCTTCTCCCGCCGGCAAACATGGAGTTCTTCTTGTTACAGCAAACCAATGACATGGAGTTTCTTACaaatttcaacaacaacatACAAAACTCGGAAAACGTTAGCAAGCTGCTAAACGAACTGAAGGGATATTTGATGAATGACCAGGTCAGCGCGATCATTAGTCTTTTGGTTACAGTGGGGATTTCCAAGGTTTTGGACAACATCGTTGTGAGTCTCATGAACAAACAGAAAAACCCAGATCAGGAGGAACAGGTGCTTACCGAGATACCCAAGGTGAAGTTGGCTTCGTTATTGGCATCTATCACAAAACAATCCAACCAACTAACGAACAACTCTCTCGACAATGACGTCCTGTACACTCTCAACAATCTACAAGAGCTAGACGACCTGAGTGCTAGTGTCTACTCTAATTTCGATGCTTGA
- a CDS encoding NADPH--cytochrome P450 reductase: MALDTLDLGVLAAIVLAIVIYFTKGSLWGKSDGEDVSVPRGSSRDLVEVLSANNKKALVLFASQTGTAEDYSHKFAKEFQSRFSIPTMCGDLADYDYENLNEIFTSVDGFQLVIFFTATYGEGEPPDNAVEFFDYLENECDDLSNLKFSCFGLGNSTYEFYNAMGKKTVSTLTEKGATLVGELGLGDDGRGTMDEDYMAWKDGLFDILKDQLSLEEHELVYEPQIKIEESVLTIDSPEVSLGEPDAKYINPSQEEAQSLNEGPFDHTHPYLAPITVSRELFNSDSRHCIHAEFDISDSNLKYTTGDHLAIWPSNSNEHVFKFLDILGLSEKKDVVIDIKSLDPTVHPHLISPSTYEAVVRHYLEISGPVSRQFVGSVAQFAPTEQAKAHASKLGKDKELFHEEVTGRYLNIADLLHVLSDGVKWTSIPFAFIIESVAHLQPRYYSISSSSLSDKQSIHVTAVVEQEKYPNVDHIVTGVATNLLFNIQLAQNKVSNVKPVVTYDLAGPRQKFAPFKLPVHVRRSTFKLPSNPATPIICIGPGTGVAPFRGFIRERVAQTANDISVGKTLLFFGCRNSNEDFLYKDEFVDYSKKLGEKFELVTAFSRETAEKVYVQHKMLERAKEISDLLNDGAFFYVCGDAARMARDVQNVLIRIMMSERKVTESIATDMVKNLRVLNRYQEDVW; the protein is encoded by the coding sequence ATGGCTCTTGACACTTTAGACCTCGGAGTTCTGGCTGCCATAGTCTTGGCTATAGTTATCTACTTCACCAAAGGATCTCTCTGGGGAAAATCAGACGGCGAAGACGTGTCTGTGCCACGCGGATCTTCAAGGGATTTGGTTGAAGTTCTCTCTGCTAACAACAAGAAGGCTTTGGTCTTATTTGCCTCCCAGACCGGTACAGCAGAGGACTACAGCCACAAGTTTGCGAAAGAGTTCCAATCTAGATTTTCCATCCCAACCATGTGTGGCGATCTCGCGGATTACGACTATGAAAACTTAAACGAGATCTTTACGAGCGTTGACGGATTTCAGCTTgtcatttttttcaccGCCACATATGGAGAAGGTGAGCCTCCTGACAATGCTGTGGAGTTCTTCGACTATTTGGAAAATGAGTGCGACGACTTGTCCAACCTGAAGTTCTCGTGCTTCGGTCTTGGAAACTCGACTTACGAGTTCTACAATGCAatgggaaaaaaaactgtTTCTACTCTGACTGAAAAAGGTGCCACTCTTGTTGGTGAGCTGGGTCTTGGTGATGATGGAAGAGGAACTATGGATGAGGATTATATGGCATGGAAAGACGGCTTGTTTGACATCTTGAAAGACCAGTTGAGTCTCGAGGAGCATGAATTGGTGTATGAGCCTCAGATTAAGATCGAGGAGAGTGTTCTTACTATTGACTCTCCAGAGGTCTCGTTGGGAGAACCAGATGCTAAATATATCAACCCATCTCAAGAGGAAGCGCAATCCCTGAATGAAGGGCCATTCGACCACACCCATCCGTACTTGGCTCCGATCACTGTCAGCAGGGAGCTATTCAATTCTGATAGCAGACACTGTATTCATGCTGAGTTTGACATCTCTGATTCCAACCTGAAGTACACCACCGGTGACCACTTAGCGATTTGGCCTTCGAATTCCAATGAACATGTGTTCAAGTTTTTGGATATTCTTGGCCTTTccgagaaaaaagacgTTGTCATTGATATCAAGTCATTGGATCCAACTGTTCACCCTCACCTAATTTCTCCAAGCACTTATGAAGCTGTTGTGAGACACTATTTGGAAATCTCAGGTCCTGTTTCTCGTCAGTTTGTGGGCTCGGTCGCTCAATTTGCTCCGACCGAGCAAGCTAAGGCACACGCAAGCAAACTCGGAAAGGACAAGGAGCTATTCCACGAAGAAGTGACAGGCAGGTATCTTAACATTGCTGACCTTTTGCATGTTTTGAGTGACGGAGTTAAGTGGACCTCAATTCCGTTTGCATTCATTATAGAGTCCGTTGCTCATCTACAGCCAAGGTACTATTCTATTTCGTCTTCCTCCCTGAGTGATAAGCAGTCTATTCATGTCACTGCAgttgttgagcaggagAAGTATCCAAACGTTGATCATATAGTTACTGGCGTGGCTACTAACTTGCTTTTCAATATCCAGCTGGCtcaaaacaaagtttcTAACGTCAAACCTGTTGTGACTTACGATCTTGCGGGCCCGAGACAAAAGTTTGCTCCATTCAAGTTACCTGTGCATGTGAGAAGATCTACATTCAAGCTCCCTTCCAATCCCGCCACTCCGATAATCTGTATTGGCCCGGGAACAGGTGTGGCTCCTTTCAGAGGTTTCATTAGAGAGAGGGTTGCACAGACTGCTAATGACATTAGTGTTGGTAAAACACTGCTTTTCTTCGGCTGCAGGAACTCCAATGAGGATTTCCTTTACAAAGACGAGTTTGTTGATTACTCGAAGAAATTAGGCGAGAAATTTGAGCTGGTGACTGCCTTCTCCAGAGAAACTGCAGAAAAAGTTTACGTTCAACACAAAATGCTGGAAAGAGCCAAGGAAATCAGCGACCTGCTCAACGACGGTGCATTCTTCTATGTTTGTGGTGATGCTGCCAGAATGGCAAGGGACGTCCAGAACGTACTAATCAGGATCATGATGTCTGAGCGCAAGGTAACTGAGTCGATTGCCACAgacatggtgaaaaatttgagGGTTCTAAATAGATATCAGGAAGACGTGTGGTAA